The following coding sequences are from one Panicum hallii strain FIL2 chromosome 5, PHallii_v3.1, whole genome shotgun sequence window:
- the LOC112895452 gene encoding putative FBD-associated F-box protein At3g50710: MAALRNAIMLLSYRPKLAVTRRATLHAADGEGYDGEDRISALSDDLLDLVVSRLPIDDAVRTTALSTRWRRIWHGAPLVLCDEHIPGSTQDERIATIDHILAAHTGPFQSVDIACCFKKKERELAQWQRLLPARGVQDLAFVSLSGELGLRLAPDILRCAKLRHLCLGFWTFPDTADLPDGVGVFPHLEELDILCTKMEDRDIDHMLASSPVLKTLTFVWSGPQLNHISLLSSSLQCTLIVNSMVMDLALVDVPCLERLILHGNATSTLNGSLPLRIFRAPELKVLGYLDAKDNKIQIGDIVIEAGTKVSPSSEVPSVKILAVEVNLHIFKEVQMLCSFLGCFPNTEILHLKSVVADESSDKPNAEFFQQPSPIECVQSHIKEVFLYKFQGHQCEMAFLKYLCQRANQMRKLTLVLRGTILDSADKIKDQLGDLVLPSLASEACTVLLLGPTVEVMSFNRASDLSIHDPFLSDHGNELFISLKREKKVWKEQTPVQHCFTTQAVQGGGNDTEPTTEEEALGRGKRMKKPVRRMDL; this comes from the exons ATGGCCGCGCTTCGGAATGCGATCATGCTCCTGTCCTACCGCCCCAAGCTCGCCGTCACCAGGCGCGCCACCCTCCACGCCGCGGACGGCGAGGGGTACGACGGCGAGGACCGCATCAGCGCCCTCTCCGACGACCTCCTCGACCTCGTCGTCTCCCGCCTCCCCATCGACGACGCCGTGCGCACCACCGCGCTCTCCACCCGCTGGCGCCGCATCTGGCACGGCGCGCCGCTCGTCCTCTGCGACGAACACATCCCCGGCTCCACCCAAGATGAGCGCATCGCCACCATCGACCACATCCTCGCCGCTCACACGGGCCCGTTCCAGTCCGTCGACATCGCCTGCTGCTTCAAGAAGAAGGAGCGCGAGCTCGCCCAGTGGCAGCGCCTCCTCCCCGCCCGCGGCGTCCAGGACCTCGCCTTCGTCAGCCTATCGGGAGAGTTGGGCCTGCGCCTCGCCCCGGACATCCTCCGCTGCGCCAAGCTCCGCCACCTCTGCCTTGGTTTCTGGACCTTTCCGGACACGGCCGACCTCCCCGACGGCGTGGGCGTCTTCCCGCACCTCGAGGAGCTAGACATCCTCTGCACCAAAATGGAGGATCGGGACATCGACCACATGCTCGCCTCCAGTCCAGTGCTCAAGACCCTCACGTTCGTCTGGAGCGGACCCCAGCTCaaccacatcagccttctcagTTCGAGTCTCCAGTGCACACTCATCGTCAATTCCATGGTGATGGATCTGGCGTTGGTGGATGTCCCATGCCTGGAACGGCTCATCCTGCATGGTAATGCTACTTCAACCTTGAATGGTAGTTTACCTCTCAGGATTTTTAGAGCGCCTGAGCTGAAGGTGCTTGGCTACTTGGATGCCAAAGACAACAAGATTCAAATTGGGGACATCGTCATAGAG GCTGGCACAAAGGTAAGCCCAAGCTCCGAGGTCCCAAGTGTCAAAATTTTAGCAGTGGAGGTGAATTTGCATATCTTCAAGGAAGTCCAGATGCTGTGCAGCTTCCTCGGATGCTTTCCCAACACTGAGATACTACATCTGAAG TCTGTTGTAGCTGATGAATCTAGTGACAAGCCCAATGCCGAGTTCTTTCAGCAGCCCAGTCCCATTGAGTGTGTGCAATCACACATCAAGGAGGTGTTTCTCTATAAGTTCCAAGGTCATCAATGTGAGATGGCATTCCTTAAGTACCTATGTCAGAGAGCAAACCAGATGCGAAAGTTGACACTAGTGCTGCGTGGTACAATTCTTGATTCTGCGGATAAGATCAAGGATCAACTGGGTGATCTAGTTCTTCCATCACTGGCTAGTGAAGCTTGTACGGTTTTGCTTCTGGGACCTACAGTGGAGGTAATGTCCTTCAATAGGGCATCGGATCTTTCTATCCATGATCCATTTCTTTCTGATCATGGGAATGAGCTCTTCATTTCATTGAAGAGGGAGAAAAAAGTGTGGAAAGAACAAACGCCAGTTCAACATTGTTTCACGACACAAGCTGTTCAGGGAGGAGGAAATGATACAGAGCCTACAACTGAAGAAGAGGCCTTGGGCCGTGGCAAAAGGATGAAGAAGCCCGTGAGGCGAATGGATCTGTGA
- the LOC112892497 gene encoding uncharacterized protein LOC112892497 produces the protein MDSPRLAPHPPARGSLKGAADEEIEAASAACCRICLDSGDDLISPCMCKGTQQFVHRSCLDHWRSIREGTAFSHCTTCKAQFHLRVQFLEGDGGCKMKFRLFVARDILLVFLAIQTAVAAIGGVAYWLDKGGHFRNRFADGWVHILSKHPVPFYYCVGVVVFFALVGVFGLILHCSTSPSSNNDFPCFARSSNRRSDSSDDDFVVVVVIVIIFAIVGIVYAFIAATIAVQRIFQRHYHILAKKELTKEYVVEDLRGGYTPPKLDPEHEQRLKKLQLI, from the exons ATGGACTCTCCACGCCTCGCGCCGCACCCGCCGGCGAGGGGCTCGCTGAAGGGAGCGGCGGACGAGGAGATTGAGGCTGCCTCCGCCGCCTGCTGCCGTATCTGCCTCGATTCCG GTGATGACTTGATCTCGCCCTGCATGTGTAAGGGGACGCAGCAGTTCGTGCACCGCTCTTGCCTTGACCACTGGAGGTCTATCAGG GAAGGAACTGCCTTTTCACATTGCACAACATGCAAGGCGCAATTCCATCTACGGGTGCAATTTCTCGAGGGAGATGGGGGCTGTAAAATGAAATTCCGACTGTTCGTTGCAAGGGATATCCTACTTGTGTTCCTTGCCATCCAAACT GCCGTTGCTGCCATCGGTGGTGTGGCATATTGGCTGGATAAAGGTGGGCATTTCAGGAACAGATTTGCTGATGGGTGGGTTCACATTCTTTCAAAGCATCCTGTGCCCTTTTACTATTGTGTTG GTGTAGTGGTGTTTTTTGCACTGGTTGGAGTTTTTGGGCTCATTTTACACTGCTCGACGTCCCCGTCTTCCAACAATGATTTTCCATGCTTCGCTAGATCCTCGAACCGCAGATCAGATTCATCAGACGATgactttgttgttgttgttgtcatCGTTATTATTTTTGCCATCGTTGGAATTGTGTATGCCTTTATTGCTGCAACTATTGCTGTCCAGCGGATCTTTCAACGACACTACCACATACTTGCTAAGAAGGAGCTGACAAAG GAGTATGTCGTGGAGGACCTCCGAGGGGGTTATACACCACCAAAGTTGGACCCAGAGCACGAGCAGCGCTTGAAGAAGCTGCAGCTCATATAG